The DNA window TTTTTATTATCATTAACGGCAGAAATTGTTGATATATCAAGGATGAAAAGCGAAAAATATTAAAAATATAGTCCTAAATAATTTATCAGTATTGTAATAAGAATGAAGTATATTATACTCAATACTGAATAATAGTTATCGAATTATAAAAGTCTTTAAGGGGGGGAGAAAAAAGATGCTTGATACAGATGAGATCAAAAAAAATGAGGTACTTGGTGTTGAGCTTGCCCCGATTGAAACTGTTGGCGGACAAGTAAAATTAGGAGGGAAATCTGCTTCAAGCGTTGCTTCACTCAGTAGAACGCCATTATTGGAAAAAATGCTTAAAGCAGCGCCAAATTTTGTGGCTCAACAACAAAAATTGAGCGACCAAGAACCGGTAATAAAAAATAATCCAGCATTAGGTGAATATCAACTAATTGATGATTTAGGTGGCTTAATGCATGGGACTTACTTACAGGCAACTAATAGTGATAGTCAGGATAAAGATCGTTCGCTTGTAAGTCGTAATTCAATGAGTGAAACGGCATCATTAGTTAATTATCGCGCAGCTACTGATTTTAGTGGATATGGTCATTTGAAAAATAATACAGAAACTACCAAATCAGTTGAAGTTGTCTATACGCTGCCTACCTTTGAAGGGAAGCAAGGAACGGCACAAATTGTACTTGATGGGGCCCGGATTAATGAATTTGACGGTCTTGAATATAAGGACGAAAAGGGGAATGTAATTCCTGGATTTGATATTACCTATAGTTACCAAGGACACGAAGGAGAGTATTCGACGATTGATACTCTTAAGCAGCGTGATGATTTTAGTTGGGAAAAAGTAACAGCGGTTATGGTATTTGGTTCTTTATTGCCAAACAGTTCTTACCGTGTTGAATTTCCTTTTAAGATTACAAATTTAGAAAATATTAATACTCAAGAGCAATTTAATTTAAATGAATATGCCTTTTACGATTTAACAGTTAATAAGCACACAACGTCACAATTAAACTTCCGCTTAAGCACGCCTGTTTTCGCTCATGATGTCTATCAAAATATCCCATTCATGGCACTCAGCAAAACTGAAGACGGTGATGCGGTATTTCCAGAAGATGTTCAAGCAATGATGCCAACTTTGGGTGAAGTACCATATGCAATCAGTAACTTTAACGATGAAGTTTCATTTGAGATTGATGAAGATAATGTAATGTGGCAAGGCGGTCAATACTTCTTTAAGCTGGCCGCTATTCAAAGTGCGATTCAAGAAAAAGGATTTTCAGTCGATGTAGATAAGACAGGGAGAAAGTTAATGGAGGCCTCTGCCTTTATGGTTCAACCTACTTATCTTGATTTTGAAAGTTTTGACTTCATTCCTTATGTTGTCATTCATCAACTTCTTATTACTAAATCATTTACGCTTAAGGCAGAGGCAAAAGATGATTGGAATTCATTTGGCGGGATTGAAAAAGTTTGTGGCCTCTCCTCAACGAATGAGGAACTTCTGGTTAGTCCTGAGCAAACATTTATTGTGGATGATTCTGAATTAGTCGATGCAACCCCTGGTGATTATAATGTCATTATTGGTTATTTCCTTAATGGGAGTGAGGACAATGATATGTTAATCACTGCACCGACAAAGGTAAAGATGGTTGAAAATAAACAGACAATTAATGTTTACTATGTTGACTTGGTTAATATCCCCGATAAAACTTAAGATGATTTACAACCAAGTGACGGAAAGATTCTCGAAAATCAAACCCAAACTTTTACCGGTCAAGGTGATGAAGATTATCATAATGAACTCTGGGGTGAAGAAAATGGCTTTGAGATTTATGAATATGACCAAGGTGCTAAATTAGGGACCTATGTCGGTGGACAACCAACTAAAGATTATTATGTTTACCTTATTCATAAAATTGAAAAAATCGATGAAGATCATCAAGTAACACGGACAATTACTTTTAATATGCCAGATGGATCCAAGCAGATCATTAAGCAAGCTGGAAAAATTCAGCGTTTTGGAATTACTGATAAAACGACTAATGAAAAAACATGGAGTGATTGGAGTAAAGCTACTCTTCCCGCAGTTACCGCGCCCCATGTTCCTGGATACACGGGTAAGAACGTTGACGCTGAACCAATTTCATTAACGTCAAAAGATAGCAATATTAATGTTATCTACCATCCAAAGCAAGTTAGTGTCAAGATTAAATATGTTGATGAAACTGGGGATGTAATTGATGAACAAATAGTTTCTGGACTTGCTGGCGACTTGATTAGTCATAAGCCAACAGTTGAAACAGACCGTCTTGCTGATGAAGGATACGTGATTGTTGATAATGAATTGCCGCAAAATGCTCGCTTAATGGCTGAAGACAGTGATCAAGAAAAAGAATATAAAGTTATTATTAGTAAGCAAGATTTACAGACACAACAAATTACCGTCTTTTATGTTGATGTCCCTGATAATCGATTACCAATTGTCAAGCCTTCTTCTGGGCGGATTATTGATAATCGGACCCAAAGATTAAATGTTACAGAAGGACAAACATATAGTAATGAATTATGGAATTTTGAAGATGACGGGTATGAATTGTTTAAGGCTGACAAAGGGGCATTAAAGGGTAAGTACTTTGCTGGTAGTCCAGAACAACAATATTATGTTTACCTCACTCACCAAACTACTCCCCTAAAGAAGGAACATCACGTAACACGAACTATTCAGATTACAATGCCTGATAAAACACAACAAGTTGTAACTCAGGAAGCAATTGCTACTCATTTTGACGTTCATGATGAAGTGCTTGGTAGTGACATTTGGCAAGAGTGGAGCAAAGCAATGATTCCTGAATATATTCCAGCACCAATCGCGGGGTATGATGCACCTACTATTCCAGCTGAACAGGTTGATGAAAATGCGAGCGATCGAAATGAAAAGATCAGTTACACTCCACAACCAGCTAAAATTCTGGTTAAATTTATTGACCAAGCTGGTGCAGAATTAACATCTGAGGAACTTACTGGGGTAACCGGTGAAGAATTTAACTACGATCCAACTCCTCAAATTAAGTCATTTGAAGATGAGGGATATGTGCTTGATGAAAATAGTTTCTCTGCTGATCATCATTTTACGGCCGGGGAACAGACCTATACTATTACCTTAAAGAAATTAGTAGCAGTAACCCCTCATGGCAATAGTGGGGCAGAATCAACAATCGAACAAATTAAGTCGAACGATAACGATGATGATAAAACTGAAAATAAAAAGGGAATCTTTGCTGCATTTAAAGGCTATTTTAAATAAACCTGAAATGTCAATTTAAATTAGAAAAAAGGTGAAAGTTGTTCTTCTGTGACATGACTCAAGAATACTTCTAATGGTGTACGATAATTAAGAGATTTTCGTGGGATATTGTTGCGACGATGCATTAGCTGAGTGACTAGTTCGTCTGGTAAATCGCGAAAATCTAGCTTTTTACTAAGACCATCACGACGCAAGAGGCCGTTATTATTTTCGTTTAACCCTCGTTGATTGGGAGCACCGACTTCCGCAAAATAGGTGTGAAGATCATACTTATTGGCTATTTCTCGCCATCCAGCAAATTCTTTCCCGTTATCAAAAGTAATTGATTTAACAAAGTGACGTGGCAGTTTAGCGAGCCATTGATCAAGCTGACAATTCACTGCTTCGTCTGTTTTATGATGAATATTAAGGACAATCATTACTTTGGATTGTCGCTCTACTAGCGTCATTACCGCTCCGCGGTGAGCTTTACCTTGAACTGTATCAGCTTCAAAGTGCCCAAATTCATGTTGGTAATGCGGAAAATCACGATATCGTTGATAGATACTGCGTCCTAATTGGCCAGCTTTACCACGATGTTCCACATAGCCATTGGGATGGCGTTTTCCTTTCATCGGTAGCTGTTTAACGGAAAAGCCATACTGATTGCGGGCAAACATGCGATAAAGGGTGCGCATACTGCAGCTAATTGGGTGTTCATGACGACCAATAATAGTATCAGGAGTCCAACCTGCCTTGATTTGCGCATGGATATAGTTAACTTCGATAGTTGGCAGTTGGGTCTGCTTCCGACCACAACGACGCTTATGTCGCTGATAAGTCTGAAGATATTGGTCGATGGTTTTACCGTCGTTGAGGAAACGATAAACACGATAGATGGTTTCTTGACTACGCTGAAGTAATTTAGCAGCCCGATAAGCTTTAGTACCTTGATACCAAAAATCAGCTATGAGAGTTAATTCACGTGTGGTAAGATGTTTATAGGTCATTTGTGATTGCCTTTCTTTTGATTAGGGATATTCAAAAGTCTATCACAAATGGCTTTTTACTTTTTCTAACTTAATTTTACAAACGACGAAATGAAATTAATAAAGGAGTACAGAAGGAATAAACCGCTGATGGTAAATTCCTTCTGTACTCCTTTTTAAGTTAAAAAATTAATTGTCATAATTGCCGGTGATTGGGTTCATTTCATGGATTTGGTTTGTAGCGGGGTCATATTGATAGGTACCAGTAAGATGAGCTACATTTGGATCGCCGCCTTGGTTATTGCGAACTTCAATTTGATAATTATTGTTTTGATTATTCTTAGTCATGTAATAATGATTGCCATCTTGTTGAATGCCACTTGTCTTGACAAAACTCGTTAGGACTTGTTGATCATTTTGTGATGAGGAAGTAGTAGTTGCTGATTGGCTGCTAGGATTACTAGTTACTGATGAACTAGGAGCTTTTACCGTTTGATTAGTTGATTTTGCTGAACTGTTAGTTATTGTGGCCTTTGAACTTGCACTTGTTGAGCTTGTATTTATTGAAGAAGTGGACTGTACGCTAGTAGGTGTAGATGTAGAGGGTTGCTCCTTTGCCTTTTTGCTACTAGTGGAGGAGGCCGCCTT is part of the Limosilactobacillus reuteri genome and encodes:
- a CDS encoding mucin-binding protein encodes the protein MDEDHQVTRTITFNMPDGSKQIIKQAGKIQRFGITDKTTNEKTWSDWSKATLPAVTAPHVPGYTGKNVDAEPISLTSKDSNINVIYHPKQVSVKIKYVDETGDVIDEQIVSGLAGDLISHKPTVETDRLADEGYVIVDNELPQNARLMAEDSDQEKEYKVIISKQDLQTQQITVFYVDVPDNRLPIVKPSSGRIIDNRTQRLNVTEGQTYSNELWNFEDDGYELFKADKGALKGKYFAGSPEQQYYVYLTHQTTPLKKEHHVTRTIQITMPDKTQQVVTQEAIATHFDVHDEVLGSDIWQEWSKAMIPEYIPAPIAGYDAPTIPAEQVDENASDRNEKISYTPQPAKILVKFIDQAGAELTSEELTGVTGEEFNYDPTPQIKSFEDEGYVLDENSFSADHHFTAGEQTYTITLKKLVAVTPHGNSGAESTIEQIKSNDNDDDKTENKKGIFAAFKGYFK
- a CDS encoding IS30 family transposase, which encodes MTYKHLTTRELTLIADFWYQGTKAYRAAKLLQRSQETIYRVYRFLNDGKTIDQYLQTYQRHKRRCGRKQTQLPTIEVNYIHAQIKAGWTPDTIIGRHEHPISCSMRTLYRMFARNQYGFSVKQLPMKGKRHPNGYVEHRGKAGQLGRSIYQRYRDFPHYQHEFGHFEADTVQGKAHRGAVMTLVERQSKVMIVLNIHHKTDEAVNCQLDQWLAKLPRHFVKSITFDNGKEFAGWREIANKYDLHTYFAEVGAPNQRGLNENNNGLLRRDGLSKKLDFRDLPDELVTQLMHRRNNIPRKSLNYRTPLEVFLSHVTEEQLSPFF